Proteins from a genomic interval of Chloroflexota bacterium:
- a CDS encoding acetyl-CoA C-acetyltransferase, with product MPQTREVVIVDYLRSAFSRSRPREPEKDVFNGLRMDAVAGTLIKELIKRTKVKPEQINDVLVGTAFPVSEQWVYGGRSVVFQAELPFEVPAEQIDRQCGSSMSTVHAGAMEIMLGYSDIVISCGIEHMTHIPMATPPTDPRAILRQPDPAFITDERFKKYDFMTAINMGLTAEKLLVESGLTREDMDKWALRSHQLAAKALAEGYFKGEIMPIEVTLADGTKQVIDRDMAIRADTTLEGLAALQPAFKPDGQITAGNSSPLNAGATALMMMSKEKAKEYNLKPLATIVSMGWAGVDPTVMGKGPVPASKMALKHAGLDVKDIDFWEINEAFCIVALYAIKTLGIEPEKVNVKGGGTAIGHPLGASGTRLVGTLARTLNLEGGTYGLANACIGGGQGVATIIKREK from the coding sequence ATGCCACAAACCAGAGAGGTCGTCATAGTAGACTACCTGAGGTCCGCGTTTTCAAGGTCGAGACCCAGAGAGCCAGAGAAGGATGTGTTCAACGGACTGAGGATGGACGCCGTTGCCGGAACGCTGATAAAGGAACTCATTAAGAGAACCAAGGTTAAGCCAGAGCAAATCAATGACGTATTGGTTGGCACCGCTTTTCCAGTGAGCGAGCAGTGGGTATACGGAGGAAGAAGTGTAGTATTTCAGGCCGAATTGCCATTCGAGGTTCCGGCCGAACAAATCGACAGGCAGTGTGGGTCTTCAATGTCAACCGTACACGCAGGTGCTATGGAGATAATGCTTGGGTACTCGGATATTGTTATATCGTGCGGGATTGAGCACATGACGCATATACCAATGGCCACACCACCTACAGACCCAAGGGCCATATTGAGACAACCAGACCCTGCCTTCATAACAGATGAACGCTTTAAGAAATACGATTTTATGACAGCCATAAACATGGGGCTTACCGCAGAGAAGTTGCTCGTGGAGTCCGGTCTAACCAGAGAGGACATGGATAAATGGGCACTTAGAAGCCACCAACTAGCAGCCAAAGCGCTTGCAGAGGGCTATTTCAAAGGCGAGATAATGCCCATTGAAGTAACGCTAGCTGATGGTACAAAGCAGGTCATCGATAGAGATATGGCCATAAGGGCAGACACGACACTCGAAGGCCTTGCTGCACTTCAACCGGCATTCAAGCCAGATGGACAGATAACTGCTGGCAATTCTTCACCCTTGAACGCCGGTGCTACCGCCTTAATGATGATGTCTAAAGAAAAGGCAAAGGAGTACAATCTGAAGCCTCTAGCCACGATTGTATCTATGGGTTGGGCCGGCGTAGACCCGACTGTTATGGGAAAGGGACCAGTCCCTGCCAGTAAAATGGCGTTAAAGCATGCCGGGCTAGATGTAAAAGATATCGATTTCTGGGAGATAAACGAGGCATTCTGCATCGTAGCCCTTTACGCCATAAAAACGCTGGGCATTGAGCCCGAGAAAGTTAACGTAAAAGGTGGAGGTACCGCGATCGGTCATCCGCTCGGTGCTTCCGGAACCAGGCTCGTCGGCACATTGGCCAGAACACTGAACCTCGAAGGCGGAACTTATGGCCTAGCAAACGCCTGTATCGGCGGAGGGCAAGGAGTAGCCACAATCATCAAGAGGGAAAAATAG
- a CDS encoding citramalate synthase: MKIQLYDTTLRDGTQQEGISFSVADKLKIVQKLDEMGIHFIEGGWPGANPKDTEFFIKAQTLNLKNSVLVAFGSTKHPDSKVSKDAGLQALMEAKTKVVTIVGKSWDLHVTQVLETNLENNLRIVAESVDFIKSKGLIVFFDAEHFFDGYKANPEYAIQVVKAAAKAGTDCAVLCDTNGGALPSEITTAIKAVQKAVSVPLGIHVHNDGELAVANSLAAVKAGVIQVQGTINGYGERCGNANLCSIIPALKLKLGIDCISDKRLAKITEVSRYVAELANLAPSSHLPYVGTSAFTHKGGLHVSGIMKWEDSYQHINPDLVGNHPKVVVSELSGKGNIIYKAKELGIALQSKSKQTRQVLQQIKLLESRGFQYEDADASFEILLYRTQPEYKPPFELIDFMVVVERHRRPSSEDESELLSEATVKVKVGDKIVHTAAEGNGPVNALDRALRKALIEFYPDLTAIELVDYKVRILEESAGTASQVRVLIESSDGQKQWRTVGSSTNIIEASWLALADSVEYFLLKRNKNRQRKLK; this comes from the coding sequence GTGAAAATTCAGCTTTACGATACCACTTTGCGTGATGGAACCCAACAGGAGGGCATTTCCTTCTCTGTCGCCGATAAGCTCAAAATTGTCCAGAAGCTGGATGAGATGGGCATCCATTTCATCGAAGGCGGTTGGCCTGGGGCTAATCCCAAGGATACCGAGTTCTTTATTAAAGCTCAGACTTTGAATTTGAAGAACTCGGTTCTGGTTGCTTTTGGCAGTACCAAACACCCTGACTCCAAGGTGAGCAAAGATGCTGGCTTGCAGGCTCTGATGGAGGCTAAGACCAAAGTAGTCACCATCGTCGGTAAGAGTTGGGACTTGCATGTGACCCAGGTACTGGAAACCAATTTGGAGAATAACCTGCGTATTGTAGCTGAGTCTGTGGACTTTATTAAGTCGAAAGGGCTTATTGTATTCTTTGACGCCGAGCATTTTTTCGATGGCTACAAAGCGAATCCCGAATATGCAATCCAGGTAGTTAAAGCTGCGGCCAAAGCTGGGACTGATTGTGCAGTGCTCTGTGACACCAATGGTGGTGCTCTGCCTTCTGAAATTACTACAGCCATTAAAGCTGTTCAGAAAGCGGTGTCTGTACCTCTAGGTATTCATGTGCATAATGATGGTGAGCTGGCTGTGGCCAACTCGCTGGCTGCGGTTAAAGCTGGAGTTATCCAGGTGCAGGGTACCATTAACGGCTATGGTGAACGCTGTGGTAATGCTAACCTCTGCTCTATTATACCGGCACTAAAGCTCAAACTGGGTATCGATTGCATCTCTGATAAGCGGCTAGCTAAGATCACCGAAGTTTCTCGCTATGTAGCTGAATTAGCCAATCTGGCCCCGTCTAGCCACCTTCCCTATGTTGGCACCAGTGCCTTTACTCATAAGGGTGGTCTGCATGTATCCGGTATCATGAAGTGGGAAGACAGCTATCAGCATATCAATCCTGACTTGGTGGGTAACCACCCTAAGGTGGTTGTATCTGAGTTATCAGGCAAGGGCAACATTATCTATAAGGCTAAGGAACTGGGTATCGCTCTGCAATCGAAGAGCAAGCAAACGCGCCAGGTGTTACAGCAAATAAAGCTATTGGAGAGCCGTGGCTTTCAATATGAAGATGCAGATGCCTCATTTGAAATCCTTTTGTACCGAACTCAACCTGAATATAAGCCCCCTTTTGAACTTATTGACTTTATGGTGGTAGTGGAGAGGCATCGACGCCCATCTAGCGAAGACGAATCAGAGCTGCTTTCTGAGGCTACAGTCAAAGTGAAAGTTGGTGATAAGATAGTGCATACTGCTGCCGAGGGCAATGGTCCGGTTAATGCACTCGACAGGGCTTTGCGGAAGGCGTTGATTGAGTTTTACCCAGATTTGACTGCTATTGAGTTAGTTGACTACAAGGTGCGGATTTTGGAAGAGAGTGCTGGCACTGCCTCTCAAGTACGGGTGCTCATTGAGTCCAGCGATGGACAGAAGCAGTGGCGAACTGTAGGCAGTTCGACAAACATCATTGAGGCCAGCTGGCTAGCTCTGGCGGACAGCGTAGAATACTTTTTGCTTAAGCGAAATAAAAACAGGCAACGCAAGTTGAAATGA
- the leuB gene encoding 3-isopropylmalate dehydrogenase, whose translation MQFNVAALLGDGVGPEVATEAIRVLETVGNKFGHSFQFHHGLVGGAAIDAHGVALTGETLEICRGCDAVLLGAVGGPKWDDPRAKVRPEDGLLALRKELGLFANLRPVKVLPMLVNSTSLKPDVIKDVDLMVVRELTGGLYFGQPKKQWRTSEGRWAVDSMVYSEQEIERIVRVGFEIALTRRKKLTSVDKANVLESSRLWRQVATEVAADYPDVELEHMLVDACSMRLIQRPAQFDVVVMENTFGDILTDEASMLAGSMGMLPSASLAGIPKGGDSKAFGMYEPIHGSAPSRAGQDIANPIATILSAAMMLRYSFDLIAEAEAVERAVITVLEEGYRTYDIIEEGKTKVGTKEMGRLIAKKITR comes from the coding sequence GTGCAATTCAATGTCGCGGCATTGTTAGGTGATGGTGTTGGCCCTGAGGTGGCCACTGAGGCGATAAGGGTACTGGAAACCGTGGGGAACAAATTTGGTCATAGCTTTCAGTTTCATCATGGTCTGGTGGGTGGGGCAGCGATAGACGCTCACGGCGTTGCCCTGACAGGAGAGACTTTAGAGATATGCCGAGGCTGTGATGCTGTGTTGCTTGGAGCTGTCGGCGGCCCGAAGTGGGACGATCCAAGGGCTAAGGTACGCCCTGAAGATGGCCTTCTCGCTTTGCGCAAGGAGCTGGGGCTTTTTGCCAATTTACGCCCGGTTAAGGTCTTACCTATGCTTGTCAATTCAACAAGTCTTAAGCCCGACGTGATCAAGGATGTAGATTTGATGGTGGTCCGTGAGCTTACAGGCGGACTTTACTTCGGTCAGCCCAAGAAACAATGGCGAACTTCTGAAGGTAGATGGGCTGTAGATAGCATGGTCTATTCGGAACAGGAGATTGAGCGTATAGTGAGGGTCGGCTTTGAAATAGCTCTGACCCGTCGCAAGAAGCTTACTTCGGTGGATAAAGCTAATGTCCTTGAGTCATCTCGGCTGTGGCGGCAGGTGGCTACTGAGGTCGCTGCTGATTATCCTGATGTGGAGCTGGAGCATATGCTGGTAGATGCCTGCTCCATGCGTCTTATCCAGCGGCCAGCCCAATTTGATGTCGTGGTTATGGAGAATACCTTTGGCGATATTCTTACCGATGAAGCATCGATGCTTGCCGGTTCCATGGGCATGCTGCCCTCAGCTAGTTTGGCCGGCATCCCTAAAGGCGGTGACTCCAAAGCCTTTGGCATGTATGAGCCTATTCATGGTAGCGCTCCAAGTCGAGCCGGACAGGATATAGCTAACCCAATTGCCACTATATTGAGTGCTGCAATGATGCTGCGTTATTCCTTTGACCTGATAGCTGAAGCCGAGGCTGTTGAGAGAGCAGTAATCACAGTCTTGGAAGAAGGTTATCGTACCTATGATATAATCGAGGAAGGCAAAACGAAGGTGGGGACAAAGGAGATGGGCAGATTGATCGCTAAGAAAATAACCAGGTAG
- a CDS encoding 3-isopropylmalate dehydratase small subunit, with amino-acid sequence MKLKGKVHKYGANVDTDAIIPARYLSLSESGELAQHCMEDIDSEFLTRVTPGDIVMADTNFGCGSSREHAPLAIKGAGISCVIAKSFARIFFRNAINIGLPLLECTEAVDGTEAGDILEVDLTTGEIKNITRNATFVAEPYPDFMMGIMNAGGLVEYTRKKLAGGL; translated from the coding sequence TTGAAGCTAAAAGGCAAGGTTCACAAATACGGTGCCAACGTTGACACTGATGCCATTATTCCGGCTCGCTATCTTAGCCTATCTGAGTCTGGGGAGCTGGCTCAGCATTGCATGGAAGACATTGATTCCGAGTTTCTGACCAGAGTTACACCGGGGGATATTGTTATGGCTGACACTAATTTCGGTTGTGGTTCTTCGAGGGAGCATGCCCCTTTGGCTATCAAAGGTGCCGGCATATCCTGTGTTATTGCTAAAAGTTTCGCCCGCATTTTCTTCCGTAATGCCATTAATATTGGATTGCCGCTCCTGGAATGCACTGAGGCTGTGGATGGTACTGAAGCTGGTGATATTCTTGAGGTTGATTTGACCACCGGGGAGATAAAGAATATTACCCGGAATGCAACTTTTGTCGCCGAGCCTTATCCTGATTTCATGATGGGAATAATGAATGCAGGTGGACTGGTTGAGTATACCAGAAAGAAACTAGCTGGAGGATTGTAA
- a CDS encoding DUF3795 domain-containing protein, whose product MSNSEIELTAYCGLYCGDCLRYRSKVTDLAQDLLSELQAVRFDRYAEVKSASVKELKHYEECRQVLDAIVRLGCDTPCRAGGDGCLGPCEIKSCVQMKRLEGCWECDGLEGCGKFEFLKLLHGNVPKENLRKIRKYGLDKRAKHRGKFYAWL is encoded by the coding sequence ATGAGCAATTCGGAGATTGAGCTAACTGCATACTGTGGTTTGTATTGCGGTGATTGTCTTCGCTACAGGAGCAAAGTCACGGACTTGGCACAGGACCTGTTGAGTGAGCTACAAGCGGTGCGATTTGATAGATATGCGGAGGTCAAGAGTGCTTCTGTGAAAGAGCTTAAGCATTATGAGGAATGCCGTCAAGTCTTAGATGCAATAGTCAGGTTAGGGTGTGATACTCCCTGTAGAGCTGGTGGCGACGGATGTTTAGGACCTTGCGAGATTAAGAGTTGTGTTCAGATGAAGAGACTCGAAGGTTGTTGGGAATGTGATGGGCTCGAAGGATGTGGGAAGTTTGAATTTCTCAAGCTATTACATGGTAATGTCCCAAAGGAAAATCTGAGAAAGATTAGAAAGTATGGCTTGGATAAGCGGGCAAAGCATAGGGGGAAATTTTACGCGTGGTTGTAA
- the leuC gene encoding 3-isopropylmalate dehydratase large subunit, with the protein MTLAEKILAVHSGKDKVGPGEFINVRVDLVLANDITAPLAIKEFQRLGVDRVYDSKKVVMVPDHFCPNKDILSAEQAKIMREFARQYDLVYFEVGRMGIEHVLLPEQGLVLPGEVVVGADSHTCTYGALGAFATGMGSTDIAVAMATGEIWVKVPPTVKFVYHGKLGKWVGGKDLILYTIGNIGVDGALYSVMEFIGEAIDALPMDGRFTMANMAIEVGAKAGIFKVDDETKKYVKARANRSYQVYQPDEDAEYTKTIEYDVSTIEPQVALPHLPSNVKPVSQVVDIRIDQVVIGSCTNGRLDDLSLAARIFKGRQVNPEVRCIIIPGTQQIYLDALHEGLIEAFIKAGAAVSTPTCGPCLGGYMGVLAAGERCVSTTNRNFIGRMGSPKSEVYLANPAVAAASAVLGRIASPEEIAG; encoded by the coding sequence TTGACTTTGGCTGAGAAGATTCTGGCAGTTCATTCGGGTAAGGATAAGGTCGGCCCTGGCGAATTCATAAACGTCAGGGTTGATTTGGTTTTGGCAAACGACATTACCGCGCCACTGGCGATAAAGGAGTTCCAGCGCCTAGGTGTAGACAGGGTCTATGACTCGAAAAAGGTAGTAATGGTGCCCGACCATTTCTGCCCTAATAAGGACATACTCTCTGCTGAACAGGCAAAGATAATGCGCGAGTTTGCTCGGCAGTACGATTTGGTCTATTTCGAGGTTGGCAGGATGGGTATTGAGCATGTGCTTTTGCCGGAGCAGGGCTTGGTCTTGCCCGGAGAAGTGGTAGTTGGAGCTGATTCTCATACCTGCACTTATGGAGCTTTGGGCGCCTTTGCCACCGGTATGGGGTCGACCGATATTGCTGTGGCTATGGCTACCGGTGAGATATGGGTGAAGGTGCCACCGACCGTCAAGTTTGTCTACCATGGAAAGCTGGGGAAATGGGTTGGTGGTAAGGACCTTATACTTTACACTATAGGTAATATCGGCGTTGATGGCGCTCTTTATTCGGTTATGGAGTTTATCGGCGAAGCGATTGACGCCCTGCCTATGGATGGGCGTTTCACCATGGCGAACATGGCGATTGAGGTTGGAGCTAAAGCTGGCATCTTTAAGGTGGATGATGAGACAAAGAAATATGTCAAAGCCAGGGCAAATCGTTCTTACCAGGTCTATCAACCTGATGAAGATGCCGAATATACTAAGACGATTGAGTACGATGTATCCACAATTGAGCCACAGGTAGCCTTGCCGCACTTGCCTTCTAATGTGAAGCCGGTAAGTCAGGTAGTTGACATAAGAATTGACCAGGTAGTGATTGGCAGTTGCACTAATGGGCGTCTCGATGACTTGAGTCTGGCTGCCAGGATCTTTAAAGGGAGGCAGGTCAATCCTGAAGTGCGGTGCATTATCATTCCCGGCACTCAGCAAATCTATCTCGATGCCTTGCATGAGGGCTTGATAGAGGCTTTTATCAAAGCTGGTGCTGCTGTCAGCACGCCTACCTGTGGCCCCTGTCTCGGTGGCTATATGGGCGTTCTGGCTGCAGGTGAACGCTGCGTGTCAACAACTAACCGGAATTTTATTGGCAGGATGGGCAGCCCCAAGTCTGAAGTCTATCTGGCAAATCCGGCAGTAGCCGCCGCCAGCGCCGTTTTGGGAAGGATTGCCAGTCCAGAGGAAATCGCAGGTTAA
- a CDS encoding MgtC/SapB family protein, protein MSLTVEIILRLLLAAALGAGIGYQRERANKPAGLRTHILISVGSALFTVVSLFGFGDGVDPSRVAAGVVTGIGFIGAGVIFRGMRGDHVMGLTTAASVWVTAAIGLAAGVGMYLIATVVAAISVLVLMIPRVKG, encoded by the coding sequence ATGAGTCTAACAGTGGAGATAATCTTGCGCCTGCTTTTGGCAGCAGCACTGGGAGCCGGCATCGGCTATCAGCGGGAGCGGGCTAATAAGCCGGCTGGGCTGCGTACTCATATTCTAATCTCTGTTGGTTCTGCCCTTTTTACAGTAGTCTCGCTATTCGGCTTCGGCGATGGCGTAGACCCCTCGCGGGTTGCTGCTGGAGTGGTAACTGGCATAGGTTTTATAGGTGCCGGAGTTATCTTCCGTGGTATGCGAGGCGATCATGTAATGGGTCTGACAACAGCGGCGAGTGTCTGGGTCACAGCAGCAATAGGGTTGGCGGCTGGTGTCGGGATGTATTTGATAGCCACCGTAGTTGCGGCAATATCTGTGCTTGTGCTGATGATTCCTAGGGTAAAAGGATGA
- a CDS encoding 2-isopropylmalate synthase, with protein MDKVIIFDTTLRDGEQAAGAGLSAQDKLEIAKQLEKLGVDVIEAGFPISSQGDFEAVQLIAKEIKRSTVCALTHANAEAIDRAWEAIKKAKRPCIHVFLSASDIHLLYQLQKTREEILEISRDMVARAKKYTDNVEFSPMDATRTEPGYIYKILEAVIAAGATTVNIPDTVGCAIPQEYGDLIEGIFNNVPNIDKAVVSVHCHDDLGLAVANSLEAIRRGARQVECTVNGIGERAGNASLEEIVMALRTRSDFYHLTTNIDTTHIYKTSRLVSELTGFIVQSNKAIIGANAFRHQSGIHQDGVIKKAITYEIMDPRSVGIPSSSLVLGKLSGRHAFRERLAELGYILDEESFKHAFQAFKELADKKREVTDRDIESVIAEELRTASEVYHLDHVEVSCGNHNIPTATVRLVGPDGRTMADAALGTGPVDAVYEAINRIVKVPNKLTEFTVKSVTEGIDAIGEVLIRIESDGVSYTGRGAATDIIVASAKAYMNALNRLLAVKRARKE; from the coding sequence ATGGATAAGGTCATTATATTTGATACTACCTTACGTGACGGCGAACAGGCGGCAGGGGCTGGTCTGAGTGCCCAGGATAAGTTGGAAATCGCCAAACAACTGGAAAAACTCGGTGTTGATGTTATTGAAGCTGGCTTTCCTATAAGTTCACAGGGAGATTTCGAAGCGGTTCAACTTATCGCTAAAGAAATTAAGCGCTCAACTGTCTGTGCCCTCACTCATGCCAATGCTGAAGCCATAGACAGGGCATGGGAGGCGATAAAAAAGGCCAAACGACCTTGCATCCATGTCTTTCTTTCTGCTTCGGATATACATCTTCTTTATCAACTACAAAAGACTCGCGAGGAGATTCTGGAAATCTCCCGTGATATGGTAGCTCGAGCTAAGAAATACACAGATAACGTAGAGTTCTCACCAATGGATGCCACCCGTACTGAGCCAGGGTATATATACAAGATATTGGAGGCGGTTATTGCCGCCGGCGCGACCACAGTAAATATTCCAGATACTGTTGGTTGTGCCATTCCTCAAGAGTACGGCGACTTAATCGAAGGCATCTTTAATAACGTGCCCAATATTGATAAAGCTGTGGTTAGTGTCCATTGCCATGATGATTTAGGATTGGCTGTAGCTAATAGCCTTGAGGCGATAAGAAGGGGTGCCAGGCAGGTTGAGTGTACTGTCAACGGCATAGGTGAGCGGGCAGGTAACGCTTCCCTGGAAGAGATTGTCATGGCGCTTAGAACCAGAAGTGACTTTTATCATTTGACTACGAATATTGATACCACCCATATTTATAAGACGAGCCGTCTGGTGAGCGAGCTTACAGGGTTCATAGTTCAGTCCAACAAGGCTATTATCGGTGCCAACGCCTTCCGCCATCAGTCAGGTATTCATCAGGATGGAGTGATTAAAAAAGCGATTACCTACGAGATTATGGACCCAAGGTCAGTGGGTATTCCATCTAGCAGCCTTGTCCTGGGCAAGTTAAGCGGTCGGCATGCTTTTAGGGAGCGGCTGGCTGAGCTCGGCTATATTTTGGATGAGGAATCATTTAAGCATGCCTTTCAAGCTTTTAAGGAACTAGCTGATAAGAAACGAGAAGTCACTGACCGTGACATCGAATCTGTAATAGCTGAAGAACTGCGCACTGCTTCCGAGGTTTATCATCTCGACCATGTTGAAGTCTCATGCGGCAATCATAATATCCCAACAGCTACGGTGAGACTCGTTGGTCCTGATGGCCGGACTATGGCTGATGCTGCTTTGGGTACAGGTCCGGTGGATGCGGTGTATGAAGCCATTAATCGAATAGTCAAGGTGCCAAACAAGCTCACTGAGTTCACTGTCAAATCGGTGACTGAGGGTATCGATGCTATCGGTGAGGTGCTCATAAGAATAGAGAGCGATGGTGTAAGCTATACCGGGCGTGGTGCTGCAACGGATATCATCGTTGCCAGCGCCAAGGCTTATATGAATGCGCTGAATCGGCTCCTGGCAGTCAAGAGAGCAAGAAAAGAGTGA
- the ilvC gene encoding ketol-acid reductoisomerase yields the protein MAKIYYEKDAKLDLLKGKTVGIIGFGSQGHAHAQNLRDSGCQISVAEAKGTEGWKSAKNAGFNVADAVGVAKEADIIVMLVPDTLQPKVYHESIEKELSPGKMLMFAHGFNIHFGQILPPDDVDVTMIAPKCPGHMLRRLYTEGSGAPALVAVHQDASGKAKDIALAYARGLGCAKAGVLETTFAEETETDLFGEQTVLCGGVTSLVKAGFEVLVEAGYQPEIAYFECFHELKLIVDLLYQGGLSYMRYSVSDTAEYGDYTRGPRVIDEMAKDEMRQILAEVQSGSFAREWILENQAGRPVYNALKRMDAEHEIEVVGKKLRAMMSWLKA from the coding sequence ATGGCTAAAATCTATTATGAGAAGGACGCTAAGTTAGACTTACTCAAGGGCAAGACGGTTGGCATTATTGGTTTTGGTAGCCAGGGACATGCTCATGCTCAGAACCTGAGAGATAGTGGCTGCCAGATAAGCGTTGCTGAAGCCAAGGGCACTGAGGGCTGGAAGAGTGCCAAAAATGCTGGCTTCAATGTGGCCGATGCTGTCGGAGTGGCTAAGGAAGCGGACATAATTGTCATGCTCGTTCCAGATACTTTGCAGCCAAAGGTTTATCATGAGTCGATTGAAAAGGAGTTATCACCGGGCAAGATGTTGATGTTTGCTCATGGATTTAACATTCACTTTGGGCAGATTTTACCACCTGATGATGTGGATGTGACAATGATTGCCCCTAAGTGTCCGGGCCATATGTTGCGCCGACTTTATACCGAGGGCTCGGGAGCGCCGGCTCTTGTGGCTGTTCATCAGGATGCTTCGGGTAAGGCGAAAGATATTGCCTTAGCGTATGCCAGGGGTCTTGGCTGTGCTAAAGCCGGTGTGTTGGAAACCACTTTTGCCGAAGAAACCGAGACTGACCTTTTTGGCGAGCAGACGGTGCTCTGTGGTGGGGTTACTTCTCTGGTCAAGGCCGGTTTTGAAGTACTTGTGGAGGCTGGCTACCAGCCGGAAATCGCTTATTTCGAGTGCTTTCATGAGCTCAAACTTATAGTCGACTTATTGTACCAGGGTGGCTTGAGCTATATGCGTTACTCGGTTAGTGATACTGCCGAGTATGGTGATTATACACGTGGCCCAAGAGTGATTGATGAAATGGCTAAAGATGAAATGAGGCAAATTCTCGCCGAAGTCCAGAGCGGTAGCTTTGCTAGGGAGTGGATTCTGGAGAATCAGGCAGGCCGTCCTGTCTACAATGCTCTAAAGAGGATGGACGCTGAACATGAGATTGAAGTCGTGGGCAAGAAGCTTAGAGCGATGATGTCATGGCTTAAGGCTTAA
- the ilvN gene encoding acetolactate synthase small subunit, with protein MAKTKHTLVALVEDRPGVLNRVSSLFRRRNFNIESIAVGHTEQPNLSRMTIVVDGDDAKVEQVRKQLDKVIDVVKIVDITHEESVARELALVKVKATASTRSEIIQIVDIFRANIVDVSSDSVMVEVTGDEDKVSSLVDLLRGFGIREIARTGRIALTRGGAGPLQVEEPREIRAPKQPPKALPPEAESPPDW; from the coding sequence TTGGCTAAAACAAAACATACCTTAGTCGCTTTGGTTGAAGATAGACCCGGGGTGCTTAATCGAGTTTCTAGTCTTTTCCGTCGGCGCAACTTCAACATTGAGAGCATAGCTGTCGGGCATACTGAGCAACCCAATCTGTCTCGAATGACTATTGTCGTAGATGGCGATGATGCCAAAGTGGAACAGGTCAGGAAGCAGCTGGACAAGGTTATAGATGTAGTTAAGATAGTTGACATAACTCATGAAGAGTCAGTGGCTCGGGAGCTGGCTTTGGTTAAAGTCAAAGCAACTGCTTCTACCCGTAGCGAAATTATCCAGATCGTAGACATTTTTAGAGCTAACATAGTGGACGTTTCCTCTGATTCGGTGATGGTCGAGGTCACTGGAGATGAAGATAAAGTGAGTTCTTTGGTAGACCTCCTCCGTGGCTTTGGTATCAGGGAAATAGCTAGGACTGGTCGTATCGCTTTAACTAGGGGTGGTGCTGGTCCATTGCAGGTTGAAGAGCCGAGGGAGATAAGGGCACCAAAGCAACCACCGAAAGCACTACCTCCAGAGGCCGAAAGTCCCCCAGACTGGTGA